A part of Spiribacter vilamensis genomic DNA contains:
- the cpaB gene encoding Flp pilus assembly protein CpaB — protein sequence MNPIKRGVLLVTGALIAGGAGIWFGDRHLEQRASALEAELRSDHATRAVIVARDHLPEGSRLTRDGVAIRDMPVKFTHDSALAAPDWSGIAGRTLKREVAAGRAILPAHVQDTDRARLAEQVKPGDRAITIPVSGGAEIAGLLGPGDRLDLMLTYRNDGERETVPLLADIPILATGSELGDAGTPRGPVRYDDLTLAVSPLEAARITHALAIGDIHVVLRSDTDNAPVDGFRIDAAALIDTGPDADPGNAPPDIELIIGGQP from the coding sequence ATGAATCCCATAAAACGCGGTGTGCTGCTGGTCACCGGCGCCTTGATAGCCGGCGGTGCCGGGATCTGGTTCGGCGACCGCCATCTCGAGCAGCGAGCCAGTGCACTCGAGGCCGAACTGCGATCGGACCATGCCACACGCGCGGTGATCGTCGCCCGCGACCATCTGCCCGAGGGCAGTCGGCTGACCCGGGATGGCGTTGCCATTCGCGATATGCCGGTGAAATTCACTCATGACAGTGCACTCGCGGCACCCGACTGGTCAGGCATCGCTGGACGGACGCTCAAGCGCGAGGTTGCTGCCGGCCGCGCGATTCTGCCCGCGCATGTCCAGGACACGGATCGGGCACGACTCGCCGAGCAGGTCAAACCGGGGGATCGCGCCATCACCATCCCGGTATCCGGCGGTGCGGAGATCGCCGGCCTGCTCGGGCCCGGGGATCGGCTCGATCTGATGCTGACTTATCGGAATGACGGCGAGCGCGAGACCGTTCCGCTCCTCGCCGATATCCCTATCCTTGCCACCGGCTCGGAGCTGGGTGACGCCGGCACACCCCGAGGCCCCGTCCGGTATGACGATCTCACGCTGGCCGTCTCGCCGCTGGAGGCGGCACGGATCACCCACGCACTCGCGATCGGGGATATCCATGTCGTCCTGCGTTCCGATACCGACAACGCGCCGGTGGATGGCTTTCGCATCGACGCCGCGGCGCTCATCGATACCGGTCCGGACGCCGATCCAGGCAACGCCCCACCGGATATCGAACTGATCATCGGAGGCCAGCCATGA
- a CDS encoding type II and III secretion system protein family protein, translating to MSRPCHRHLIARIALAAGLLWSPLTAAIEVAIGHSRIVEASDITRVALGDGALAEVEVLGDGDGVLLMGRAAGRTDLRLWLGNGESRHLPVIVRPSSASTRDPQLEALAARIGGVTLERTADEYFVTGQPATKRDRQRFETLIAAYPALGDFTDPLSMTETPTVQVKARFVELRKSTLREIGLDWATQSPAISFAYASDLETNDVFRGELGEFLPSNALPLDIGKGNGYLGVGLSLTAMIDLLGQSGEARVIAEPMLSALSGTSAEFQAGGEVPIPIQGADGAPSVTFKDYGILLKVAPRVGDDARIRTRIEVEVSDVDESVTVLGVPGFSVRNAVTEMSGASGQTLLIAGLIDEQQSRAVSEVPGLGQLPVIGRLFRSERFQNQQTELVVLITPTLQDEPAAATPRDPAGRSASRRLPLEEIRYE from the coding sequence ATGAGCCGCCCCTGTCACCGACACCTGATCGCCCGCATCGCCCTCGCCGCCGGGCTGCTCTGGAGTCCGCTGACGGCCGCCATCGAGGTCGCCATCGGCCACTCGCGGATCGTCGAGGCGAGCGATATCACGCGTGTTGCCCTCGGCGACGGCGCCCTGGCGGAGGTCGAGGTGCTCGGTGATGGCGATGGTGTCCTGCTGATGGGACGGGCCGCCGGCCGCACCGATCTGCGACTCTGGTTGGGGAATGGCGAATCCCGGCATTTGCCGGTGATCGTCCGGCCGTCATCGGCGTCGACCCGTGATCCGCAACTCGAGGCACTGGCGGCGCGGATCGGCGGCGTCACGCTCGAGCGCACCGCGGATGAGTATTTCGTCACCGGCCAACCGGCAACGAAGCGCGACCGGCAGCGCTTCGAGACGCTCATTGCCGCCTACCCGGCACTCGGCGATTTCACGGATCCGCTGTCGATGACGGAGACACCCACGGTGCAGGTCAAGGCGCGGTTCGTGGAGTTGCGCAAATCCACGCTGCGCGAGATCGGCCTGGACTGGGCCACGCAGTCGCCGGCGATCAGCTTCGCCTATGCCTCCGATCTCGAGACCAACGATGTATTCCGCGGCGAGCTCGGCGAGTTCCTGCCGTCCAACGCCCTGCCGCTCGATATCGGCAAGGGGAACGGCTATCTCGGCGTCGGCCTGAGCCTGACTGCCATGATCGATCTGCTCGGTCAGTCCGGCGAGGCACGGGTCATCGCCGAGCCCATGCTCTCGGCGCTGAGCGGCACATCGGCCGAGTTCCAGGCCGGTGGCGAGGTGCCCATCCCGATCCAGGGCGCCGATGGCGCGCCCTCGGTGACGTTCAAGGACTACGGGATTCTGCTCAAGGTCGCCCCTCGGGTGGGCGATGACGCACGGATTCGCACGCGCATCGAGGTGGAGGTAAGCGATGTGGACGAATCCGTCACGGTCCTCGGCGTCCCCGGGTTCTCGGTGCGCAATGCAGTCACGGAGATGAGCGGCGCGAGTGGCCAGACACTGCTCATTGCCGGGCTCATCGACGAGCAGCAGTCGCGCGCCGTCAGCGAGGTGCCGGGACTCGGTCAGCTCCCGGTCATCGGCCGACTGTTCCGCTCGGAGCGATTCCAGAACCAGCAGACCGAACTCGTCGTGCTGATCACGCCCACCCTACAGGACGAACCTGCCGCGGCGACGCCTCGCGACCCCGCAGGTCGGTCCGCCTCCCGTCGCCTGCCGCTTGAGGAGATCCGTTATGAGTGA